From Phoenix dactylifera cultivar Barhee BC4 unplaced genomic scaffold, palm_55x_up_171113_PBpolish2nd_filt_p 000316F, whole genome shotgun sequence, a single genomic window includes:
- the LOC103719759 gene encoding heavy metal-associated isoprenylated plant protein 5-like, protein MIPELENARVTELQVRMDCHGCAKRIRKATRGVDGVYDVYVDFDQQKLTVIGRADIEKIVKAIRRTRRKATVCSQKEPSEPNGSEPPPSTEQPAPEAAANQPPNEAPPPSEPPKDTPPQESPSPEEKPSSEAKEVDPSKAKDAEEIHMIHLYPHGYVYKAHWNQYPLSDQHAVPYFIGHGYNSYQLPYYGQEAYGRDYYHRRGGGVDANEITSMFDDENPTACTIV, encoded by the exons ATGATTCCAGAGCTAGAG AATGCTCGAGTAACTGAGTTACAGGTCCGAATGGACTGCCATGGCTGCGCGAAGAGAATCAGGAAGGCAACGCGCGGCGTCGACG GTGTCTATGATGTCTACGTCGACTTCGATCAGCAGAAATTGACCGTAATTGGAAGGGCTGATATCGAAAAAATAGTCAAGGCCATTAGGAGGACAAGGAGGAAAGCTACCGTATGTTCCCAAAAGGAACCAAGTGAGCCAAATGGTTCGGAACCACCACCATCAACAGAACAACCAGCACCAGAAGCTGCCGCCAACCAACCTCCAAATGAAGCTCCACCACCATCAGAGCCTCCCAAAGACACACCACCCCAGGAAAGCCCAAGCCCTGAAGAGAAGCCATCCtctgaagccaaggaagttgACCCATCCAAAGCCAAGGATGCCGAGGAGATCCACATGATCCATCTCTATCCGCATGGCTATGTCTATAAAGCACACTGGAATCAATACCCTTTAAGTGATCAACATGCAGTCCCTTACTTCATTGGTCATGGCTATAACAGCTACCAGTTGCCTTATTATGGGCAAGAAGCCTATGGCAGGGACTACTATCACAGGCGAGGAGGTGGAGTTGATGCCAACGAGATTACCTCCATGTTTGATGATGAGAATCCAACTGCATGTACAATAGTATAG
- the LOC120105595 gene encoding probable polygalacturonase, with amino-acid sequence MKRLVVVLLVLAVANAVGGNGASDEHCKYERSLNPRPHSVSITDFGAVGDGVTLNTLAFQNAIFYLRSFADKGGAQLYVPKGRWLTGSFNLTSHLTLFLDKDAVIIGTQESSQWPIIEPLPSYGQGQDLPGGRHRSLINGQNLTDVVITGDNGTIHGQGSVWWGWFRSHTLNFSRPHLVELVSSNDVVISNLIFLDPPAWSIHPVYCGNVEVRNITIHASSNSSFTSGIVPDSCSNVSIEDCSISVSHDAIALKSGWDNYGISFGRPSTNIHINNVHLQTSLGSALAFGSEMSGGISDIHVQHLHVRDSFTGIKFKTIRGRGGFMENIVISDAEMENVQEAFQFTGHCGSHPDDHYDPDALPIIDRITLKNVVGTNISIAGVLSGIEDDPFTAICLSNINLSVTSDPSASWVCSNVSGFSESVFPQPCSDLQIPYSNSSLVCFSLPSYSALAAAK; translated from the exons ATGAAGAGGCTA GTGGTTGTGCTATTAGTTTTAGCAGTTGCTAATGCTGTAGGAGGCAATGGAGCAAGCGATGAGCACTGCAAATATGAGAGGAGTTTGAACCCGAGACCGCATAGTGTTTCCATAACGGATTTTGGCGCTGTCGGGGATGGGGTGACACTAAATACACTTGCCTTTCAGAATGCCATCTTCTATTTGAGGTCATTCGCCGATAAGGGTGGCGCTCAGCTCTATGTTCCTAAAGGGAGGTGGCTGACTGGAAGTTTCAACCTCACCAGCCACCTCACCCTCTTTTTGGACAAGGATGCTGTTATAATTGGCACTCAG GAATCATCTCAGTGGCCTATTATTGAGCCCTTACCCTCATATGGCCAAGGCCAAGATCTTCCAGGCGGGAGGCATCGTAGCTTGATAAATGGGCAAAACTTGACAGACGTAGTGATAACAG GTGATAATGGAACCATCCATGGTCAGGGTTCAGTTTGGTGGGGGTGGTTCCGTTCGCACACATTAAACTTCAGCCGTCCTCACCTTGTGGAACTTGTGAGTTCCAATGATGTTGTGATTTCAAATTTGATATTCTTGGATCCCCCTGCTTGGAGCATTCATCCAGTATACTGTGG AAATGTGGAGGTCCGAAATATAACGATTCACGCTTCATCCAATTCTTCATTTACAAGTGGTATAGTTCCAG ATTCATGCTCGAATGTAAGCATTGAGGATTGCAGCATTAGTGTCTCACATGATGCCATTGCTCTGAAAAGCGGTTGGGACAACTACGGAATCTCTTTTGGAAGACCTTCCACCAACATTCACATCAACAATGTCCATCTGCAGACTTCTCTTGGTTCTGCCCTTGCATTTGGCAGCGAGATGTCTGGTGGAATATCTGACATACATGTTCAGCACCTACATGTCCGTGATTCTTTCACCGGTATAAAATTCAAGACTATCCGAGGCCGAGGTGGTTTCATGGAAAACATTGTCATATCAGATGCCGAGATGGAAAATGTTCAGGAGGCTTTTCAATTCACAGGACATTGTGGCAGCCACCCTGATGACCATTATGATCCTGATGCTCTTCCAATCATCGATCGGATTACCCTTAAGAATGTGGTTGGTACAAACATTTCCATTGCTGGAGTCCTCTCTGGAATTGAAGATGATCCCTTCACTGCTATCTGCCTTTCAAACATCAACCTGTCTGTCACCTCAGATCCTTCTGCTTCATGGGTTTGCTCAAATGTCTCTGGGTTCTCCGAATCAGTCTTCCCTCAACCATGCTCTGATCTCCAAATCCCATACTCAAACTCCTCTCTCGTGTGCTTCTCGCTTCCAAGCTACAGCGCTCTTGCAGCAGCCAAATGA